TGACGGTGCTGATGCGTGACGCCATTCGACCGACGATAATGCAGACGCTGGAGAATACGCCGGCACTCGTCCACGCAGGCCCGTTCGCTAATGTCGCACACGGCAACAGCAGTATCCTCGCGGATCTGCTGGGCGTAAAGATGGCTGATTATCTGATGACCGAATCGGGTTTCGGCGCGGACATCGGCGCAGAGAAATTCTTCAACATCAAATGCCGATATTCGGGCCTCAAGCCCGACGCCTGCGTGATCGTGGCGACCATCAGAGCTCTGAAATCGCACAGCGGAAAATTCAAGATCGTCGCGGGCAAACCTTTGCCGCCTGAAATGCTCGAATGCAGCGTTGCGGACGTTGAGGCAGGGGCGACAAATTTGCGCAAACAGATCGAGAACGTCCGCCTGCACGGTGTGACGCCCGTCGTCGCCATCAACGCTTTCGAATCGGACCACGCGGAAGAGATCGAGGCCGTCAAACGCATCGCCGTCGAGGCGGGAGCGCTCGGAGCGGCTGTTTCGACGCATTGGGCGGACGGCGGCAAAGGGGCCATCGAGCTTGCGGAAATGGTGATCGCCGCGGCCGACGAGCCGAACGAATTCAAATTCCTCTACGACCTCGATCAACCGATCAAATCAAAGATCGAGACCATCGCGACGAAGATCTACGGTGCGGCGGACGTGCGCTTCGAGCCGTTTGCCGAACAGCAGATCGCATCGTACGAGGCGAATGGTTTCGGCAATCTGCCGATCTGTATGGCGAAAACGCACCTTTCCCTGAGCCACGACCCGAAGCTGAAAGGTGCTCCGTCGGGCTTCACATTGCCCGTCCGCGAGGTGCGTGCGAGCGTCGGTGCGGGCTTTATTTATCCTATCTGCGGCGATATGCGCACGATGCCGGCTCTGCCCGAACACCCGGCGGCCGAACGCGTGGATATCGACGAGAACGGGAACGTGGTTGGGCTATTTTAGATGTCAGAACTGAACGAGCTATATCAGGAGACCATCCTGGAACACAACAAGAATCCGCGGAATTTCCGCGAGATCGATGATGCGGACAAGACCGCGTTCGGCAACAATCCGCTTTGCGGCGATGCACTGCAGGTCTTTGTGAAAATGGACGGCGATACGGTCGCTGACGTCGCATTCAAAGGCTCAGGCTGCGCCATTTCGAAA
This sequence is a window from Acidobacteriota bacterium. Protein-coding genes within it:
- a CDS encoding formate--tetrahydrofolate ligase, producing MKTDLEIAQSARLRPVVEIAEQLGLGPDDIDLYGSPYIGKVRLDVLEKFKDRPNAKYIDISAITPTPLGEGKSTTLIGLGQAMKHLGKRSVITLRQPSQGPTFGIKGGAAGGGMAQVVPMETFNLNLTGDIHAVTAANNLLAAMIDNRLLRGNPLNINPHSITWKRVVDTNDRALRKIIVGLGGRMEGGIPRETGFDITVASEVMAILALTTSLQDMRTRFGRIVVGMTHDKTPVTAEEIGAAGAMTVLMRDAIRPTIMQTLENTPALVHAGPFANVAHGNSSILADLLGVKMADYLMTESGFGADIGAEKFFNIKCRYSGLKPDACVIVATIRALKSHSGKFKIVAGKPLPPEMLECSVADVEAGATNLRKQIENVRLHGVTPVVAINAFESDHAEEIEAVKRIAVEAGALGAAVSTHWADGGKGAIELAEMVIAAADEPNEFKFLYDLDQPIKSKIETIATKIYGAADVRFEPFAEQQIASYEANGFGNLPICMAKTHLSLSHDPKLKGAPSGFTLPVREVRASVGAGFIYPICGDMRTMPALPEHPAAERVDIDENGNVVGLF